One stretch of Clavibacter michiganensis DNA includes these proteins:
- a CDS encoding alpha/beta fold hydrolase — MRVPHPSSPRPLPRRTGLAARDTGRSPRAADGYSPYELDADPRGCGLVAGTTATPTGTVRHHHAPRRRSGTATVLLHGAAGSWTTWTPALRAARDAGAPLEDVVAIDLPGWGGSPAGDGDGELALEAVADAVIRVLDELGYDGSRLVGHSMGGFLALHLAARHPGRVRSVALVSPTVYTVMDSAAHPIRRFDVLPGFSMMLGAMHVTRLLGPAGLAYVRFLHRTGVLRQLTRPLFAHGGRVGGSVIAALADEVRPRAFLRASGIAAAYPAGELWPRITCPVAAVRGSRDVFVAPGDLARLARDLPDASPAVVHDAGHFAHVERPLETLRALGLVP; from the coding sequence GTGCGCGTCCCCCATCCCTCCTCCCCTCGTCCCCTGCCGCGCCGGACGGGGCTCGCCGCGCGCGACACCGGGCGGAGTCCTCGGGCGGCGGACGGCTACAGCCCCTACGAGCTCGACGCCGACCCCCGGGGATGCGGCCTGGTCGCCGGGACGACGGCGACGCCGACCGGGACGGTCCGGCACCACCACGCTCCGCGGCGTCGTTCCGGGACGGCCACCGTCCTCCTCCACGGCGCGGCCGGGTCGTGGACCACCTGGACGCCCGCCCTCCGCGCGGCCCGGGATGCGGGCGCGCCGCTCGAGGACGTGGTGGCGATCGACCTGCCCGGCTGGGGCGGGTCCCCGGCCGGGGACGGCGACGGGGAGCTCGCCCTGGAGGCGGTGGCCGACGCCGTGATCCGGGTGCTCGACGAGCTGGGGTACGACGGATCCCGCCTCGTGGGGCACTCGATGGGCGGCTTCCTCGCCCTCCACCTGGCCGCCCGGCATCCGGGTCGCGTGCGGTCCGTGGCCCTGGTGTCGCCCACCGTGTACACCGTCATGGACAGCGCGGCGCATCCGATCCGACGGTTCGACGTGCTCCCCGGCTTCAGCATGATGCTCGGCGCGATGCACGTGACGCGGCTCCTCGGCCCCGCCGGTCTCGCGTACGTCCGGTTCCTCCATCGCACGGGCGTCCTGCGCCAGCTCACCCGTCCCCTGTTCGCGCACGGTGGGCGGGTGGGCGGGTCGGTCATCGCGGCGCTGGCCGACGAGGTGCGGCCGCGCGCCTTCCTGCGGGCATCGGGGATCGCCGCCGCCTATCCCGCCGGCGAGCTGTGGCCGCGGATCACGTGCCCCGTCGCCGCGGTGCGGGGAAGCAGGGACGTCTTCGTCGCGCCGGGCGACCTGGCCCGCTTGGCGCGCGACCTCCCGGATGCATCCCCCGCGGTGGTCCACGACGCCGGCCACTTCGCGCACGTCGAGCGCCCGCTCGAGACGCTGCGGGCGCTCGGCCTCGTCCCCTGA
- a CDS encoding alpha/beta hydrolase, with the protein MTRPLPGYSPLELDPDPAASGLVRGSTRTGLGVVRHHHVQVRGSDTATVLLHGAAGSWTTWTPLIRTARDAAVPFADVVAIDLPGWGGSALDATDDEATVDAIADAVRAVVDGLGYVRWRLVGHSMGGFIALHLAARDPARAVSVALVSPTTYSVIASVAHPVREFRLIPGFTMMLGVMRTMRRLGRPGTALIRGVGRIRLMRAIALPLFAHGWHVRRSIVDAIATEARPRAFSLAAEVTRGYDADGLWSRIACPVVAVRGDDDVFVSPDDLDLLARAVPSLRSAVIPDAGHFAHVERPLETLRALGLLA; encoded by the coding sequence GTGACCCGGCCCCTGCCCGGCTACAGCCCGCTCGAGCTCGACCCGGATCCGGCCGCCTCCGGCCTCGTGCGCGGCAGCACGCGCACCGGGCTCGGCGTCGTGCGGCACCACCACGTGCAGGTGCGCGGATCGGACACCGCGACGGTGCTGCTGCACGGCGCCGCCGGATCGTGGACCACGTGGACGCCGCTCATCCGCACCGCGCGCGACGCCGCCGTCCCGTTCGCCGACGTGGTCGCGATCGACCTGCCCGGCTGGGGCGGCTCCGCGCTCGACGCGACCGACGACGAGGCGACGGTGGACGCCATCGCCGACGCCGTCCGCGCGGTCGTCGACGGCCTCGGGTACGTGCGGTGGCGGCTCGTCGGCCACTCGATGGGCGGGTTCATCGCGCTGCACCTGGCCGCGCGCGACCCCGCCCGCGCCGTCTCCGTCGCGCTCGTCTCGCCCACGACGTACTCGGTCATCGCGAGCGTCGCGCATCCCGTGCGGGAGTTCCGCCTCATCCCGGGCTTCACGATGATGCTCGGCGTGATGCGCACCATGCGCCGGCTCGGCCGCCCCGGCACGGCGCTCATCCGCGGCGTCGGCCGCATCCGGCTCATGCGCGCGATCGCGCTGCCGCTCTTCGCGCACGGCTGGCACGTGCGCCGGTCGATCGTCGACGCCATCGCGACCGAGGCCCGGCCCCGCGCGTTCTCGCTCGCCGCGGAGGTCACGCGCGGCTACGACGCCGACGGGCTCTGGTCGCGCATCGCCTGCCCGGTGGTCGCGGTGCGCGGCGACGACGACGTGTTCGTCTCCCCGGACGACCTCGACCTCCTGGCCCGCGCGGTGCCCTCGCTCCGGTCCGCGGTGATCCCCGACGCCGGGCACTTCGCGCACGTCGAGCGCCCGCTCGAGACGCTGCGGGCGCTCGGCCTCCTCGCCTGA
- a CDS encoding esterase/lipase family protein, whose protein sequence is MTAAGPDPLPPLTLLRKALDWALDYAYVLRWQAAATLSRDDARSFEDGRDDRPTILVLPGVYERWQFMLPIIRRLHARGHGVHVVGALGANVGRIAEMSRRARAYLEAEDLRDVVIVAHSKGGLIGKHLMAFGDPDRRIRAMVAINAPFGGSSYARLIPVRSIRDFSPRNAALVELGRSREVNARITSVFARFDPHIPGGSSLDGATDERVAASGHFRIMGDEDVLRRVEAAIDRAGTSAWPPA, encoded by the coding sequence GTGACCGCCGCCGGACCCGACCCGCTCCCGCCGCTCACGCTCCTGCGGAAGGCGCTCGACTGGGCGCTCGACTACGCGTACGTCCTCCGCTGGCAGGCCGCGGCCACGCTCTCCCGCGACGACGCCCGCTCCTTCGAGGACGGCCGCGACGACCGGCCGACGATCCTCGTGCTGCCCGGGGTCTACGAGCGCTGGCAGTTCATGCTCCCGATCATCCGGCGGCTGCACGCGCGCGGGCACGGCGTGCACGTGGTCGGCGCGCTCGGCGCGAACGTGGGCCGCATCGCTGAGATGTCGCGCCGGGCCCGCGCGTACCTCGAGGCCGAGGACCTGCGCGACGTCGTCATCGTGGCGCACAGCAAGGGCGGCCTCATCGGCAAGCACCTCATGGCGTTCGGGGACCCGGACCGGCGGATCCGCGCCATGGTCGCCATCAACGCGCCCTTCGGCGGATCCTCGTACGCGCGGCTCATCCCCGTGCGCAGCATCCGCGACTTCTCGCCGCGGAACGCCGCGCTCGTGGAGCTCGGCCGCTCGCGGGAGGTCAACGCGCGGATCACGAGCGTCTTCGCGCGGTTCGACCCGCACATCCCCGGCGGCAGCTCGCTCGACGGCGCGACGGACGAGCGCGTGGCGGCATCGGGCCACTTCCGGATCATGGGGGACGAGGACGTGCTCCGCCGGGTGGAGGCCGCGATCGACCGGGCCGGGACGTCGGCCTGGCCGCCGGCCTGA
- a CDS encoding YceI family protein has translation MSDTSTVPGYIAGTWTIDKTHSSIGFSIRHIMISKVKGTFKDFDAEIVTGATPEQSSVKAHATIASIDTNEPNRDQHLRTNDFFDAENHPTIDFVSTAVRVEKDGDAKVDGELTVRGVTKPVTFDVEFGGFGGDPYGQTKFGATATTVINREDFGLTYNAALETGGVLLGDKVTITLDIQAVLATPAA, from the coding sequence ATGAGCGACACCAGCACCGTCCCCGGATACATCGCCGGCACCTGGACCATCGACAAGACGCACTCGTCGATCGGCTTCAGCATCCGCCACATCATGATCAGCAAGGTCAAGGGCACGTTCAAGGACTTCGACGCCGAGATCGTCACGGGTGCCACCCCCGAGCAGAGCTCCGTCAAGGCGCACGCGACCATCGCCTCGATCGACACCAACGAGCCGAACCGCGACCAGCACCTCCGCACCAACGACTTCTTCGACGCCGAGAACCACCCCACCATCGACTTCGTCTCGACCGCCGTGCGCGTCGAGAAGGACGGCGACGCGAAGGTCGACGGCGAGCTCACCGTCCGCGGCGTCACCAAGCCCGTCACGTTCGACGTCGAGTTCGGCGGCTTCGGCGGCGACCCCTACGGCCAGACCAAGTTCGGCGCGACGGCCACCACGGTCATCAACCGCGAGGACTTCGGCCTCACCTACAACGCGGCCCTCGAGACCGGCGGCGTGCTGCTCGGCGACAAGGTCACGATCACGCTCGACATCCAGGCGGTCCTCGCGACCCCCGCGGCCTAG
- a CDS encoding FUSC family protein translates to MRITTTVRTTTRIPFVQVVKTSVAAIIAWFVCIALLPAQLPIFATIAALLVVQPSINQTFGKAVERSLGVITGVLLALGLGLALGTSSGVVLLAVVVAVLVGWVFRLTPGSSTQIPISAMLVLAIGQLSPVYAVDRIVETVLGAAIGVVVNIVIAPPVLHEASRRAVIGLAGDCAAALDRLAGALSEPVDRAELDRMLTRARELRPRHTKAVAEVDRGLESLTLNPLRRRHRALLEADRELLATLTVLVNRVVGMTRAVHDRYDPSLAEEPVVRGIATELTRAAHDVRLLAEHALPGDGRADGTDPREEPALTAPLVVLQPSEEHWILIGSLLEDIRRIRSEIIGGAE, encoded by the coding sequence GTGCGCATCACCACGACCGTCCGCACGACCACGCGCATCCCGTTCGTCCAGGTGGTCAAGACCAGCGTCGCGGCGATCATCGCCTGGTTCGTCTGCATCGCCCTGCTGCCCGCGCAGCTGCCCATCTTCGCCACCATCGCGGCGCTGCTCGTGGTGCAGCCGAGCATCAACCAGACCTTCGGCAAGGCGGTCGAGCGCAGCCTCGGCGTGATCACGGGCGTGCTGCTCGCGCTCGGGCTCGGGCTGGCGCTCGGCACCTCGAGCGGCGTGGTGCTCCTCGCGGTCGTCGTCGCGGTGCTGGTGGGCTGGGTGTTCCGGCTGACGCCCGGGTCGAGCACGCAGATCCCCATCAGCGCGATGCTCGTGCTCGCCATCGGCCAGCTCTCGCCGGTGTACGCGGTCGACCGCATCGTGGAGACCGTCCTCGGCGCGGCCATCGGCGTGGTCGTCAACATCGTGATCGCGCCGCCCGTGCTGCACGAGGCGAGCCGACGCGCGGTCATCGGCCTCGCGGGCGATTGCGCCGCGGCCCTCGACCGGCTGGCGGGCGCGCTGTCCGAGCCCGTCGATCGCGCGGAGCTCGACCGCATGCTCACCCGCGCGCGCGAGCTCCGGCCGCGGCACACGAAGGCCGTCGCCGAGGTCGACAGGGGCCTCGAGAGCCTCACCCTCAACCCCCTCCGGCGGCGGCATCGCGCGCTGCTCGAGGCCGACCGCGAGCTCCTCGCGACGCTCACCGTCCTCGTCAACCGCGTGGTGGGCATGACGCGCGCCGTGCACGACCGCTACGACCCGTCGCTCGCCGAGGAGCCCGTGGTGCGCGGGATCGCGACCGAGCTGACGCGCGCCGCCCACGACGTGCGGCTCCTCGCCGAGCACGCGCTGCCGGGCGACGGCCGCGCCGACGGGACCGACCCGCGCGAGGAGCCCGCGCTCACGGCGCCGCTCGTGGTGCTGCAGCCGAGCGAGGAGCACTGGATCCTCATCGGCTCGCTCCTGGAGGACATCCGCCGCATCCGCTCGGAGATCATCGGCGGCGCCGAGTGA
- a CDS encoding MFS transporter, whose product MPDSAAATPADGTGTGDGRGRTVLVVAVLASFVAFLDGTVVNVALPAIGEDLGGGLVVQQWVVDAYLITLGALILLAGSLSDAFGRVRVLRWGLVGFGVTSLVCAIAPSAGILIAARAAQGAAGALLVPSSLALIAQAFRGPAQAKAIGSWTAWTGTAMLVGPVLGGVLVDALDWRLVFGINVLPIAVTLVLLARLPHDAPVADGTRVDVPGAVLGALGIGGPVFALIEQSRLGIGHPLVVGSLVVGVACLALFVVRERRTPHPMLPLALFRERDFLVGNIATVGIYGALSLGGFVIAVFLQQTGGLSATAAGFALVPTTVIMLLLSTRFGALAGRIGPRLLMGTGPIVAGGGYLLMLRVAEPVDYWGQLLPGILVFGLGLSMTVAPLTATILEAVPSAQAGIASAVNNAVSRVAGLVAIAAIGLVAGPDLDVAAFHRVVLVTAALLVTGGLVSLVGIRSRHAARADEAAG is encoded by the coding sequence ATGCCCGACTCCGCCGCCGCGACCCCCGCGGACGGCACCGGCACCGGCGACGGCCGCGGCCGCACGGTGCTCGTCGTCGCCGTCCTCGCCTCCTTCGTCGCGTTCCTCGACGGCACGGTCGTCAACGTCGCGCTGCCCGCCATCGGCGAGGACCTCGGCGGCGGCCTCGTGGTGCAGCAGTGGGTCGTGGACGCGTACCTCATCACCCTCGGCGCGCTGATCCTGCTGGCCGGCTCGCTCTCGGACGCGTTCGGCCGCGTGCGCGTGCTCCGCTGGGGGCTCGTCGGCTTCGGCGTCACGTCGCTCGTGTGCGCGATCGCGCCGAGCGCCGGGATCCTCATCGCCGCGCGCGCCGCCCAGGGCGCGGCCGGCGCGCTGCTCGTGCCGAGCTCGCTCGCTCTCATCGCGCAGGCCTTCCGCGGCCCCGCGCAGGCGAAGGCCATCGGCTCGTGGACCGCGTGGACCGGCACGGCGATGCTCGTCGGCCCGGTCCTCGGCGGCGTCCTCGTCGACGCGCTCGACTGGCGGCTCGTGTTCGGGATCAACGTTCTGCCCATCGCCGTGACCCTCGTGCTCCTCGCGCGGCTCCCGCACGACGCCCCCGTCGCGGACGGCACGCGCGTGGACGTGCCGGGCGCGGTGCTCGGCGCCCTCGGGATCGGTGGGCCCGTCTTCGCGCTCATCGAGCAGTCGCGCCTCGGGATCGGGCACCCGCTCGTGGTCGGCAGCCTCGTGGTCGGCGTGGCGTGCCTCGCGCTCTTCGTGGTGCGCGAGCGCCGCACGCCGCACCCGATGCTGCCGCTCGCGCTCTTCCGCGAGCGGGACTTCCTCGTCGGCAACATCGCGACCGTCGGGATCTACGGCGCGCTCTCGCTCGGCGGCTTCGTGATCGCGGTCTTCCTGCAGCAGACCGGCGGCCTGTCGGCGACCGCCGCGGGGTTCGCGCTCGTGCCGACCACGGTGATCATGCTGCTGCTGTCCACGCGCTTCGGGGCGCTGGCCGGGCGGATCGGGCCACGGCTCCTCATGGGCACGGGGCCGATCGTCGCGGGCGGCGGGTATCTGCTGATGCTGCGCGTCGCCGAGCCGGTGGACTACTGGGGGCAGCTCCTGCCGGGCATCCTCGTCTTCGGCCTGGGCCTGTCGATGACGGTCGCGCCGCTGACCGCGACGATCCTCGAGGCCGTGCCGTCGGCGCAGGCGGGCATCGCGTCCGCGGTCAACAACGCCGTGTCGCGCGTGGCCGGGCTCGTCGCGATCGCCGCGATCGGGCTGGTCGCGGGGCCCGACCTCGACGTCGCGGCGTTCCACCGCGTGGTGCTCGTGACGGCGGCGCTGCTCGTGACGGGCGGGCTGGTGTCGCTCGTGGGGATCCGGTCCCGCCACGCCGCGCGCGCCGACGAGGCGGCGGGCTAG
- a CDS encoding alpha/beta fold hydrolase: MRSPLARLTRVRRPGDVHRTESSPPRWLLLSRRYGSRAIPVEHDVERRTVLGFRIAIKVFRSPGANAGRIPSGAPSGVDSSGPAPARPSFVLVHGIGVSSRYFHPVAAFLAEHGDVYAVDLPGYGESPRVRRDVTLDDHAEVVAAVIRMHGLVDPVVVGHSMGTQIVARLAVDHPEVADRIVLVAPTLPPRTRGLVRAALALTVDTLREPLLANAVVLGDYFLRCGIPYYLRQLPHLIDDAIEERAPRIRARTLVIVGDRDAVVDRPFARDLAERIPRGTYRVARGPHVVMYTDPLGVARAIVEHAATR, encoded by the coding sequence GCACCGAGTCCTCGCCGCCGCGCTGGCTCCTGCTCTCCCGCCGCTACGGCTCCCGCGCGATCCCCGTCGAGCACGACGTGGAGCGCCGCACCGTCCTCGGCTTCCGGATCGCGATCAAGGTGTTCCGGTCGCCGGGCGCGAACGCGGGCCGCATCCCGTCGGGCGCGCCCTCCGGCGTCGACTCGTCGGGACCGGCGCCCGCCCGCCCGTCCTTCGTGCTCGTGCACGGGATCGGCGTCTCCTCGCGGTACTTCCACCCCGTGGCCGCGTTCCTCGCCGAGCACGGCGACGTGTACGCGGTCGACCTGCCGGGCTACGGCGAGTCGCCGCGGGTCCGGCGGGACGTGACGCTCGACGACCACGCGGAGGTCGTGGCCGCGGTGATCCGCATGCACGGGCTCGTCGACCCCGTGGTCGTCGGCCACTCGATGGGGACGCAGATCGTCGCGCGGCTCGCCGTCGACCACCCCGAGGTCGCCGACCGCATCGTGCTGGTCGCGCCGACGCTCCCGCCGCGCACGCGCGGCCTCGTGCGGGCGGCGCTCGCGCTCACGGTCGACACGCTCCGCGAGCCGCTGCTCGCGAACGCCGTGGTGCTGGGCGACTACTTCCTGCGCTGCGGGATCCCGTACTACCTCCGCCAGCTGCCGCACCTCATCGACGACGCGATCGAGGAGCGGGCGCCGCGCATCCGCGCGCGGACGCTCGTCATCGTGGGCGACCGGGACGCCGTGGTCGACCGCCCCTTCGCGCGCGACCTCGCCGAGCGGATCCCGCGCGGGACGTACCGGGTCGCCCGCGGCCCGCACGTCGTCATGTACACGGATCCGCTCGGCGTCGCCCGCGCGATCGTGGAGCATGCCGCGACCCGCTGA
- a CDS encoding NAD(P)H-quinone oxidoreductase, which translates to MRAITFPSPGSPDVLSLSELPDPVPGPGEVLIRVAAAGVNRADLSQREGAYPPPAGAPTHLGLEVSGTVEAVGPGATRWSVGDRVCALLAGGGYAELVAVDERHVLPVPDALDLVEAAGLPEVVATVWSNVVLDAGLAPGETLLVHGGSSGIGTMAIQLATRLGARVAVTAGSPAKLEACRALGAEILIDYREQDFVVALLEATGGRGADVILDAIGGDYIDRDIRALARDGRIMVIGAQSGAPTSIALGQLMARRGRIWGTTLRARDADDKARIIDAIRADVWPDVADGSVRPVVDRVFPLADAAAAHAHVASSQHVGKVLLAV; encoded by the coding sequence ATGCGCGCGATCACCTTCCCCTCCCCCGGCTCCCCCGACGTCCTCTCCCTCAGCGAGCTGCCGGATCCGGTGCCCGGTCCCGGCGAGGTCCTGATCCGCGTGGCCGCCGCCGGAGTCAACCGCGCGGACCTCAGCCAGCGCGAGGGCGCGTACCCGCCGCCCGCGGGAGCGCCGACGCACCTCGGGCTCGAGGTGTCCGGGACGGTCGAGGCGGTCGGCCCGGGTGCGACGCGCTGGAGCGTCGGCGACCGGGTGTGCGCCCTCCTCGCCGGCGGCGGCTACGCCGAGCTCGTCGCGGTCGACGAGCGCCACGTCCTCCCGGTCCCCGACGCGCTCGACCTCGTCGAGGCGGCGGGCCTGCCCGAGGTGGTCGCGACAGTGTGGTCGAACGTCGTGCTCGACGCGGGCCTCGCACCGGGCGAGACCCTGCTCGTGCACGGCGGGTCGAGCGGCATCGGCACCATGGCGATCCAGCTGGCCACCCGGCTCGGCGCGCGCGTGGCCGTGACCGCCGGCAGTCCGGCGAAGCTCGAGGCCTGCCGGGCGCTCGGCGCGGAGATCCTCATCGACTACCGCGAGCAGGACTTCGTCGTGGCGCTCCTCGAGGCGACCGGCGGCCGTGGCGCCGACGTGATCCTCGACGCGATCGGCGGCGACTACATCGACCGCGACATCCGCGCCCTCGCGCGCGACGGCCGGATCATGGTCATCGGCGCGCAGAGCGGCGCGCCCACGAGCATCGCGCTGGGCCAGCTGATGGCCCGCCGCGGGCGGATCTGGGGCACGACGCTCCGGGCCCGGGATGCCGACGACAAGGCGCGCATCATCGACGCGATCCGGGCCGACGTGTGGCCGGACGTGGCCGACGGATCCGTGCGGCCGGTCGTCGACCGCGTCTTCCCGCTCGCCGATGCGGCCGCCGCGCACGCCCACGTCGCGTCGTCGCAGCACGTGGGCAAGGTGCTGCTGGCGGTCTAG